In Maridesulfovibrio frigidus DSM 17176, a genomic segment contains:
- the yjgA gene encoding ribosome biogenesis factor YjgA, producing MHNEEDVYEDEPVYSGPSRSQKKREMTALQKVAERLLKQSDDLIKKSGFPDYFIEAILHAKTITAHEGKRRQVQYIGKLIRGFDPQPIIDFLDNIEFGNRDDNMKFHKIEKWRDKLIEGDFSILDELMELYPHAERQRLSQLARNAKKEIEKKKPLKSSKALFKALREMVESAS from the coding sequence ATGCATAACGAAGAAGATGTCTACGAAGACGAACCCGTATATTCAGGCCCTAGTCGCTCTCAAAAAAAGAGGGAAATGACTGCCTTGCAAAAAGTTGCCGAAAGACTACTGAAGCAAAGCGATGATCTTATTAAAAAATCTGGGTTTCCAGACTATTTTATTGAAGCGATTCTACACGCCAAAACCATCACTGCACATGAAGGTAAAAGACGGCAAGTTCAGTATATTGGAAAATTAATTCGTGGATTTGATCCGCAGCCTATTATCGATTTCTTAGACAATATCGAGTTCGGCAATCGCGATGATAACATGAAATTCCATAAGATTGAAAAGTGGAGAGATAAACTCATTGAGGGAGATTTCTCTATACTTGATGAGCTGATGGAACTTTATCCTCATGCTGAAAGGCAGAGACTGTCTCAGCTTGCTAGAAATGCTAAAAAAGAAATAGAAAAGAAAAAGCCACTGAAGTCTTCCAAAGCTCTTTTCAAAGCATTACGAGAAATGGTTGAATCAGCCTCTTGA
- a CDS encoding 1,4-dihydroxy-6-naphthoate synthase, translating to MSKILEMGYSPCPNDTFIFHALASGAISLDPYKLNITLADVEELNSLARAGKMDICKVSVHAAAHIMNDYILLRAGGAMGRGVGPLLLTREPCTIEALNGKRVAIPGRNTTANLLFNLMCREAGIQVEIVELVFDKIMPAIASGEVEAGVVIHEGRFTYHGLGLSKISDLGKWWEDFSGLPIPLGSIAIRRSLGADVADLINSAIRRSLTLSQVDPSEAWPYIKEHAQEMDDNVVNEHIETFVTDYSMDVGEEGEKAVTRLLNEAAKMDSIKLPNQPFFIPE from the coding sequence ATGAGCAAAATATTAGAAATGGGCTATTCTCCATGCCCGAATGACACCTTTATATTTCACGCCCTTGCAAGCGGGGCGATTAGCCTTGATCCATATAAATTAAACATCACACTTGCGGACGTTGAGGAACTCAATTCCTTAGCGCGCGCTGGAAAAATGGATATTTGCAAAGTCTCAGTTCATGCGGCCGCACATATCATGAATGACTATATTCTTCTGCGCGCAGGCGGCGCCATGGGCAGAGGAGTCGGTCCGCTTTTGCTGACTCGGGAACCTTGCACTATTGAGGCCCTAAATGGCAAGCGTGTAGCAATACCCGGAAGAAATACTACTGCTAATTTATTGTTTAACCTAATGTGCCGTGAAGCTGGTATTCAGGTAGAAATTGTAGAACTAGTCTTTGATAAAATTATGCCAGCAATCGCATCGGGAGAAGTGGAAGCGGGAGTGGTCATTCACGAGGGGCGTTTCACGTATCACGGATTAGGATTATCCAAAATATCCGATCTAGGTAAATGGTGGGAAGATTTTTCTGGGCTGCCCATCCCGTTAGGCTCTATTGCCATAAGGCGTTCGCTGGGAGCGGACGTTGCCGATCTAATTAATTCCGCAATTCGCAGAAGTTTAACTCTTTCGCAGGTAGATCCGAGCGAGGCATGGCCGTATATCAAAGAACATGCTCAAGAAATGGACGACAATGTAGTTAATGAACACATTGAAACGTTTGTAACTGATTACAGCATGGATGTAGGCGAAGAAGGGGAGAAGGCTGTTACAAGGCTACTAAACGAAGCGGCAAAAATGGACTCCATAAAACTCCCCAATCAGCCCTTTTTTATTCCAGAGTAA
- the mqnC gene encoding cyclic dehypoxanthinyl futalosine synthase has product MTSLTQSPAEVLEIGAKIAAGERINFDDANTLLEKADLFDLGSMAHQIRMAKHPNMNVTYVVDRNINYSNICTCGCKFCAFYVAPEQEGGFVISREELGQKLQETVDLGGTQILMQGGHNPDLPLTYYEDMLRFIKENYPVHIHAFSPPEIVFFSELEGISVEAVLKRLISAGLASIPGGGAEILVDEVRTKIAPNKCSTEQWLGVMETAHNLGIRTTATMMFGHEEKPVDRIAHLFALREVQDRTGGFTAFIPWTFQPDNTNIPNARRMTSVEYLRILAISRIVLDNFDNLQVSWVTMGPKIAQLALFYGGNDFGSTMIEENVVKAAGVSFRLSEGEIANLITKAGFTPRQRNMKYGLLESSNG; this is encoded by the coding sequence ATGACAAGTCTTACTCAAAGTCCTGCTGAAGTGCTCGAAATAGGAGCAAAAATTGCGGCAGGCGAAAGAATAAATTTTGACGATGCAAATACTCTGCTTGAAAAAGCTGATTTATTTGATCTGGGAAGTATGGCCCATCAAATCAGGATGGCGAAGCACCCTAATATGAATGTTACGTACGTAGTCGACCGTAATATTAATTACTCAAATATCTGCACTTGCGGGTGTAAATTCTGTGCTTTTTATGTCGCTCCTGAACAGGAAGGCGGATTCGTCATAAGCCGTGAAGAGCTTGGGCAAAAGCTTCAAGAAACCGTCGATCTAGGCGGTACCCAAATCCTGATGCAGGGTGGCCATAATCCTGATCTTCCGCTGACTTACTACGAAGACATGCTGCGCTTTATAAAAGAAAATTACCCTGTGCACATTCATGCATTTTCACCACCTGAAATAGTATTTTTCAGCGAACTGGAAGGCATTTCAGTTGAAGCAGTTCTCAAGCGCTTAATCTCAGCAGGACTTGCGTCTATTCCCGGCGGCGGCGCTGAAATTCTTGTAGACGAAGTGCGCACAAAAATTGCTCCTAATAAATGTTCTACAGAACAGTGGCTTGGCGTGATGGAAACAGCTCACAATTTGGGAATTAGGACCACCGCTACCATGATGTTCGGTCATGAGGAAAAACCTGTAGACAGAATCGCACATTTATTTGCACTACGTGAAGTACAGGACCGCACTGGCGGATTCACAGCTTTCATTCCATGGACTTTTCAGCCCGATAATACAAACATTCCCAACGCACGAAGAATGACGAGTGTAGAATATTTACGTATTCTCGCAATTTCAAGAATTGTGCTTGATAACTTCGACAACTTGCAAGTGTCGTGGGTAACAATGGGACCTAAGATTGCTCAGCTCGCACTGTTTTATGGCGGTAACGATTTCGGATCTACAATGATAGAAGAGAATGTTGTAAAAGCTGCTGGGGTCAGTTTCAGATTATCTGAAGGCGAGATAGCTAACCTGATAACAAAAGCAGGATTTACTCCTAGACAAAGGAACATGAAATACGGGTTGCTGGAGTCAAGTAATGGCTGA
- a CDS encoding DMT family transporter: MSPTAILYLKLIGSVTFWGGTWIAGRILAGDMTPYSAAFLRFLFATMFMFVLVCRSTGKTPKCNKEDILPLMFLGLTGVFLYNIMFFSGLKLITAGRAALIIAAVPTVIALGSAILFKEKFTLSKAAGFFIALTGVCTVIGDGNPLAIFSQGISFGDLCIVGCVFSWTAYSLAGKPVMRKVSPLNAVFWSCLFGTLMLMTPAFYHGLISEVIAISLVDIGCILFLSFLGTGLAFSWYCEAIGKIGPSKTGIFINLVPITAIILAAIILDEKIGMPLVIGGSLTISGVWLTNRS, translated from the coding sequence ATGTCACCTACTGCAATTCTCTATTTAAAATTAATCGGATCCGTCACATTCTGGGGCGGTACTTGGATAGCCGGAAGAATTTTAGCAGGCGATATGACTCCATATTCCGCCGCATTTCTGCGCTTCCTATTTGCAACAATGTTTATGTTCGTGCTCGTTTGCCGCAGCACAGGAAAGACACCCAAATGCAATAAAGAAGATATTTTGCCGCTAATGTTTCTCGGTTTAACCGGGGTATTTCTCTACAATATAATGTTTTTCAGCGGGCTAAAATTAATTACAGCCGGAAGAGCTGCGCTCATTATCGCCGCAGTACCGACAGTTATTGCCCTTGGATCAGCTATTCTATTTAAAGAAAAATTTACTTTATCAAAAGCTGCCGGATTTTTTATAGCTCTTACCGGTGTATGCACCGTTATCGGAGATGGAAATCCACTGGCTATATTCAGCCAGGGTATCAGTTTCGGAGACCTTTGCATCGTCGGTTGCGTTTTCAGCTGGACGGCTTATTCATTGGCCGGAAAACCAGTTATGAGAAAAGTTTCTCCGCTCAATGCTGTTTTTTGGTCCTGCCTTTTCGGAACACTTATGCTTATGACCCCAGCTTTTTACCATGGATTAATCTCTGAAGTTATTGCCATATCTTTAGTTGATATCGGGTGCATTTTATTCTTATCTTTTCTTGGTACAGGACTGGCTTTCAGTTGGTATTGTGAAGCTATTGGAAAGATCGGACCATCCAAAACAGGCATTTTTATCAATCTAGTTCCCATCACGGCAATTATTCTTGCCGCTATAATTTTAGATGAGAAAATAGGAATGCCCCTTGTTATCGGTGGATCTCTTACAATTTCAGGGGTATGGCTCACAAATAGAAGTTAA
- a CDS encoding C-GCAxxG-C-C family protein, which translates to MNGKKARYHFENGYMCAESVLLAICEAEQIDSPCVPAIATAFCSGISRTKGLCGALTGGIMGISLIHGRTKPGKSHDVCYDLTRSLTDHFQNKYKTDNCFELTNCDFSTPEGSKKFKTDGLKEKICLNVVEEITDYTLELLRQQKEN; encoded by the coding sequence ATGAACGGGAAAAAAGCCCGCTACCATTTTGAAAACGGTTATATGTGTGCCGAAAGCGTATTGCTTGCGATATGTGAAGCTGAGCAAATAGACTCACCATGCGTTCCCGCAATCGCTACTGCTTTTTGTTCTGGAATATCGAGAACAAAAGGACTTTGCGGAGCTTTAACAGGTGGAATAATGGGGATCAGCCTCATCCATGGCAGAACAAAACCGGGTAAAAGCCATGATGTTTGCTATGATTTAACAAGATCACTTACAGATCATTTTCAAAATAAATATAAAACTGACAATTGTTTTGAACTAACCAATTGCGACTTTTCCACTCCTGAGGGTAGCAAAAAGTTTAAAACTGACGGTCTTAAAGAAAAAATTTGCCTGAATGTTGTTGAGGAAATTACCGATTACACCCTCGAATTACTGCGCCAGCAGAAAGAAAACTAA
- a CDS encoding DMT family transporter yields MPISDSKYFPVVALVVAVFLWASSFIVLKIALAVYDPMVVIFGRMMLASLCFVFFIPKFRKQKIHKGDFKWLAIMAFCEPCMYFVFESHAMIYTSASQAGMIVATLPLLMAVSARFILKEKLSRKTLIGFILAVIGGIWLSVYSAATEASPDPIFGNFLEFLAMCCAVGYMTILKTMTVRYSALFITAFQAFMGAIFYLPLLFMPTTTLPDFYHPAATFSIIYLGIGITLGAYGLYNYGMSRLPASQTTAYVNLIPVFTLIMGWAILDEKLNFTQFIAAGLVMCGVILSQDRSGKNG; encoded by the coding sequence ATGCCAATTTCTGATTCTAAATATTTTCCAGTGGTAGCACTCGTTGTAGCTGTATTCCTATGGGCCAGTTCTTTTATTGTGCTCAAAATTGCCCTTGCCGTTTATGATCCGATGGTAGTAATTTTCGGAAGGATGATGCTAGCTTCACTATGTTTTGTATTTTTTATTCCCAAATTCAGAAAGCAAAAAATTCACAAAGGTGATTTCAAATGGCTTGCCATCATGGCTTTCTGCGAGCCATGCATGTACTTTGTCTTCGAAAGTCATGCCATGATATACACTTCTGCTTCTCAAGCAGGAATGATTGTAGCAACCCTGCCCCTACTTATGGCCGTATCCGCGCGCTTCATTCTCAAAGAAAAGCTTAGCCGTAAAACCCTTATAGGCTTCATTCTCGCTGTTATCGGCGGCATATGGCTTTCCGTTTACTCAGCGGCTACAGAAGCTTCTCCAGATCCTATATTTGGGAATTTCCTCGAATTCTTAGCCATGTGCTGCGCAGTTGGATACATGACAATTCTAAAAACCATGACTGTGCGATATTCCGCACTTTTCATTACAGCGTTTCAAGCTTTTATGGGCGCTATTTTTTATCTTCCATTACTATTTATGCCCACAACGACTCTGCCTGATTTTTATCATCCAGCCGCAACCTTTTCCATCATATATCTTGGAATCGGCATAACCCTCGGAGCATACGGTTTATACAACTACGGTATGAGCCGACTACCGGCCAGCCAGACAACAGCTTATGTAAACCTGATTCCAGTCTTCACACTCATAATGGGATGGGCTATACTCGATGAAAAATTAAATTTTACCCAATTTATTGCAGCAGGACTTGTCATGTGCGGAGTTATACTTAGCCAGGATCGATCTGGAAAGAATGGGTGA
- a CDS encoding Lrp/AsnC family transcriptional regulator produces MTKRKIDETDRKILTILQLNGRISNADIARKVGMAPSAVLERVRKLESKGILVGYEAIVDPKSVDRSLTAFIYVNASEGVGATRTGAELAKVPGVLEVHYCAGRDSYLIKVRCEDTDGLAIMLGRIGRIDTVRDTNSTIVLNTIKESRAIPLDDDMDDEFEQA; encoded by the coding sequence ATGACTAAGAGAAAGATCGACGAAACTGACAGGAAAATTCTGACAATTCTTCAGCTGAATGGTAGAATTTCTAATGCCGATATCGCAAGAAAAGTCGGCATGGCTCCGTCAGCGGTGCTTGAGAGAGTACGTAAGCTGGAAAGCAAAGGAATTCTTGTTGGATATGAAGCAATTGTAGATCCTAAATCTGTTGATAGATCACTAACTGCTTTCATTTACGTTAACGCAAGTGAAGGTGTTGGGGCTACTAGAACAGGCGCAGAGTTAGCCAAGGTACCCGGGGTACTTGAAGTTCATTATTGCGCAGGGCGGGATAGTTATCTCATTAAGGTTAGATGTGAAGATACTGACGGTTTGGCTATTATGCTTGGTCGGATAGGTCGCATCGATACTGTAAGAGATACAAACTCTACTATCGTTTTGAATACGATTAAAGAGTCCCGTGCAATTCCTCTTGATGATGATATGGATGACGAATTTGAGCAGGCTTGA
- a CDS encoding menaquinone biosynthetic enzyme MqnA/MqnD family protein, with amino-acid sequence MADVIKVGRMSFLNVLPIYYPLESNLIENNFNFFYGPPAQLNKLMAEGLLHISSASSIEYLRHSEQYELIPNIAIGSCGPVQSVLLLSQKPIHDLDGSKILVSSQTHTSAALLKILFSEHIPIKPVYETGKASELLASGQRPDAILAIGDEALNLRNHEDYPYKLDLGEAWREWTGLPFIFGVWIVRKDLANKKEIIEAVNILIEAKEWGQENIDQMSEITSEKSILSPVEMKSYFEGLVYNLEENEIEGLKIFAKYLYKTGQIEHVPSLNFIEL; translated from the coding sequence ATGGCTGATGTAATTAAAGTCGGTAGAATGTCTTTTTTAAATGTTTTACCGATTTATTACCCACTTGAATCAAACCTCATAGAAAATAATTTTAACTTTTTCTATGGCCCACCTGCTCAACTCAATAAGTTGATGGCGGAAGGCTTACTTCATATTTCTTCTGCATCATCAATCGAATACCTACGGCATTCTGAGCAATATGAATTAATCCCAAACATTGCCATTGGTAGTTGTGGACCAGTACAATCTGTTCTGTTGCTTAGCCAAAAACCGATTCATGATTTAGATGGTTCTAAAATTCTGGTAAGTTCTCAGACGCATACATCAGCGGCACTGCTCAAAATTCTTTTTAGCGAACACATACCAATTAAACCTGTTTATGAAACAGGAAAGGCTTCAGAACTATTAGCTTCAGGACAGCGCCCTGACGCAATCTTAGCGATAGGAGACGAAGCCCTGAACCTGCGCAACCATGAAGATTACCCATACAAATTAGATCTAGGGGAAGCATGGCGCGAGTGGACAGGACTGCCATTTATTTTTGGAGTATGGATCGTACGCAAAGACCTAGCTAATAAGAAAGAAATCATCGAGGCTGTAAATATTTTGATTGAAGCGAAAGAATGGGGACAGGAGAATATAGACCAAATGTCTGAAATAACATCTGAAAAGAGTATCTTATCACCTGTTGAAATGAAATCTTACTTTGAAGGACTAGTCTACAATCTAGAAGAAAACGAAATAGAGGGACTCAAAATATTTGCTAAGTATTTATACAAAACAGGGCAGATAGAACATGTTCCAAGCTTAAATTTTATTGAATTATAG
- the mqnE gene encoding aminofutalosine synthase MqnE has product MITKEYFEKIGLGSILDKVLAGERLSIADGRTLYDCTDLTALGALASIVRRKLHGNKTFYVLNRHINYTNICINGCKFCAYARERGEDGSFQLSQNDILEKLRSAPVAPREIHVVGGCHPDIPLSFFEKSFIAVKKEYPQATLKCFTAVEIAHFAEIEGISSKEVLEKLRAVGVEMLPGGGAEIFAPETRNKICPKKLDGDNWLRIHEEAHSLGYTTNCTMLFGHVESVADRLDHLDQLRKQQDVSGGFNCFIPLPFLTENSALKIDNPLTGIDELKTIAISRLMLDNIPHIKAYWVMLTVKQAQAALHYGADDFDGTVVEEKIGHMAGASSEQALGRKELEEMILGCGFVPVERDAAFNEIS; this is encoded by the coding sequence ATGATTACAAAAGAATATTTCGAAAAAATAGGACTTGGCTCCATTCTGGATAAAGTTCTGGCTGGTGAAAGGCTTTCGATTGCAGACGGTCGCACCCTTTACGATTGCACAGACCTTACGGCACTTGGCGCACTCGCATCGATTGTCAGACGCAAACTTCATGGCAACAAAACGTTTTACGTACTCAACCGCCATATCAACTATACAAATATTTGTATTAACGGTTGTAAATTTTGTGCCTACGCACGTGAGCGCGGCGAGGATGGATCTTTTCAGCTATCCCAAAACGATATACTTGAAAAACTCCGCAGTGCGCCAGTAGCTCCGCGTGAAATTCATGTTGTCGGTGGCTGCCATCCCGATATTCCTCTCTCATTTTTTGAAAAGTCATTTATAGCGGTTAAGAAAGAATACCCTCAGGCAACTCTTAAATGCTTTACCGCAGTCGAAATTGCGCACTTCGCAGAGATTGAAGGAATTTCTTCAAAAGAAGTTTTGGAAAAGTTACGCGCTGTTGGAGTTGAAATGCTTCCCGGCGGCGGTGCTGAAATTTTTGCGCCGGAAACCCGTAATAAAATTTGTCCGAAAAAGCTCGATGGTGATAATTGGCTTAGAATTCACGAAGAAGCACATTCACTCGGCTACACCACGAACTGTACAATGCTCTTCGGGCACGTTGAGTCCGTTGCGGACAGGCTCGACCATCTTGACCAACTTCGTAAGCAACAAGACGTGTCAGGCGGATTTAACTGCTTTATCCCTCTTCCATTTCTCACTGAAAACAGCGCCCTCAAAATTGACAATCCGCTGACCGGAATTGATGAGCTTAAAACAATCGCAATCAGCAGATTAATGCTCGATAATATTCCTCACATAAAAGCGTACTGGGTTATGCTGACGGTTAAGCAGGCCCAAGCAGCGCTTCACTATGGTGCTGACGATTTTGACGGAACTGTTGTTGAGGAAAAAATTGGGCACATGGCAGGCGCATCATCCGAGCAGGCTCTGGGAAGAAAAGAGCTTGAAGAAATGATTCTCGGCTGCGGATTTGTTCCAGTGGAACGCGATGCTGCTTTTAATGAGATTTCCTAG
- a CDS encoding proline dehydrogenase family protein: protein MSVEISTLDPQVIERGKDFFKSITGEAPSVFNKGWWTGKVMDWAMKNEDFKVQMFRFVDVLPYLNTSQSLSRHIEEYFAADDSNIPDVLKWGATKTGFGGGLVAKVLNKTIRSNIEGMARQFIIGQKAKEAVKGIRKLRKDGFAFVLDLLGEATVSQEEARAYRDGYIEVLDAIEKEYKKWGGLDSSTDLDWGHAPKINVAVKPSAFYSQSKPVDLEGTVLGMMESIEPILQKVMSMDGFMCIDMESLKYKEATIEMYKRLRKKYPDNPHLGIVFQAYLKCVDEDVKDLLDWSRAENLPVSIRLVKGAYWDYETVIAKQNDWDVPVWTHKPESDMAFERVSKLILENHDICHYACASHNIRSISTVMEMASSMNVPDERYEFQVLYGMAEPVRKGLRNVAKRVRLYCPYGDLIPGMAYLVRRLLENTANESFLKQTFADEADINVLLENPELTLKRELDNKPAPKPDTRKRYKGVDGELEPFSNYPPSDFTIKEQRDAFPISMAKIRKEFGKKYPLYINGQEVITDDTLDSYNPADPSEIIGTVCQAGIAEVDTAVSAAKEAYLDWRNVEPRERAQYLLKAAQYCRDNINDLCAMQVLEVGKQWDQAQADVGEALDFMEYYAREMIRLGDPKRMGNSPGEYSQYFYQAKGVAAVIAPWNFPLAISVGMVSAAIVCGCPVVYKPAGISSVIGHGLVDMFKAAGLPDGVFNYAPGRGSVMGDHLVDHPDIAVIAFTGSMEVGLRIQERAAKVHPGQDHCKKVIAEMGGKNAIIIDDDADLDEAVLGVLYAAFGFQGQKCSACSRVIVIDAIYDRFIHRLKEAAESVKLGPSEDPSNYMGPVVDKAALKNVLNYCKIAEEEGKVLVKREAPAEYISKGGCYAPLLIVEGINKGHRIAQEEVFGPVLAVMKASDFAEAVDIANSTRFALTGAVYSRSPKNLEYATKEFRVGNLYLNKPSVGALVERHAFGGFKMSGVGSKAGGPDYLLQFMDPRLVCENTMRRGFAPISEDDDWVA, encoded by the coding sequence ATGAGCGTAGAAATTTCAACTCTTGATCCTCAGGTGATAGAGCGCGGCAAGGATTTTTTTAAATCCATAACAGGTGAGGCTCCATCCGTTTTTAATAAGGGCTGGTGGACTGGCAAAGTTATGGACTGGGCAATGAAGAACGAAGACTTCAAAGTTCAGATGTTCCGTTTCGTCGACGTTTTGCCATATCTAAATACTTCACAGTCTCTTTCAAGACATATCGAAGAATATTTCGCCGCTGACGATAGTAACATTCCTGATGTTCTGAAATGGGGTGCGACTAAAACCGGTTTTGGTGGCGGACTTGTCGCGAAAGTTCTTAATAAAACTATCCGCTCTAATATAGAAGGGATGGCTCGCCAGTTCATCATCGGACAAAAAGCCAAGGAAGCTGTAAAGGGCATCCGCAAATTGCGTAAAGATGGCTTTGCGTTCGTTCTTGATTTGCTCGGTGAAGCTACTGTCAGTCAGGAAGAAGCTAGAGCTTACCGCGATGGATATATTGAAGTTCTTGATGCCATCGAAAAAGAATATAAGAAATGGGGCGGTCTAGATTCTTCTACTGATCTTGATTGGGGACACGCTCCTAAGATAAACGTAGCCGTTAAACCTTCCGCATTTTATTCACAGTCCAAGCCTGTCGACCTTGAAGGAACAGTGCTGGGTATGATGGAAAGTATTGAGCCTATCCTGCAGAAAGTTATGAGTATGGATGGATTCATGTGTATTGATATGGAGTCTCTAAAGTATAAAGAGGCCACCATTGAAATGTACAAGCGCTTACGAAAAAAATATCCTGATAACCCGCATTTAGGGATCGTTTTCCAGGCTTACCTCAAGTGTGTTGATGAAGACGTAAAAGACTTGCTTGATTGGTCTCGCGCTGAGAATCTTCCTGTTTCCATTCGCCTTGTTAAGGGCGCGTACTGGGATTATGAAACCGTTATAGCAAAACAGAATGACTGGGATGTTCCTGTTTGGACTCACAAACCTGAGTCCGATATGGCTTTTGAACGTGTTTCTAAGTTGATCCTCGAGAACCACGATATCTGTCACTATGCTTGTGCATCGCACAATATCCGCTCCATCTCCACAGTTATGGAAATGGCAAGTTCCATGAATGTTCCTGATGAAAGATATGAATTTCAGGTTCTTTATGGTATGGCTGAACCTGTCCGTAAAGGGCTTAGAAATGTTGCTAAGCGCGTTCGTCTCTATTGTCCCTACGGTGATCTTATTCCCGGAATGGCTTATCTAGTACGTCGTCTTCTTGAAAATACCGCAAATGAATCTTTCCTAAAACAGACTTTTGCTGACGAAGCAGATATTAATGTTCTGCTTGAAAATCCGGAGCTAACTTTGAAGCGCGAATTGGATAATAAACCAGCACCTAAGCCTGATACCAGAAAACGCTACAAAGGCGTTGATGGTGAGCTTGAGCCTTTCTCAAACTACCCACCGTCTGATTTTACTATCAAAGAACAGCGCGATGCTTTCCCGATCTCCATGGCTAAAATTCGTAAAGAATTTGGCAAAAAGTATCCGCTATACATAAATGGTCAGGAAGTAATCACTGACGATACTCTTGATTCCTACAATCCTGCTGACCCTTCAGAAATTATCGGGACCGTTTGTCAGGCAGGAATCGCAGAAGTTGATACTGCTGTAAGCGCGGCAAAAGAGGCCTACCTTGATTGGCGTAATGTTGAGCCGAGAGAACGCGCTCAGTATTTGCTAAAAGCCGCTCAGTATTGCAGAGATAATATTAACGACCTTTGTGCGATGCAGGTTCTTGAAGTCGGTAAGCAGTGGGATCAAGCTCAGGCTGATGTTGGCGAAGCTCTCGATTTCATGGAATACTATGCACGTGAAATGATCCGTCTTGGTGATCCGAAACGCATGGGCAATTCCCCAGGTGAGTACAGTCAGTATTTCTATCAGGCGAAGGGTGTTGCCGCTGTTATTGCTCCGTGGAACTTCCCGCTCGCAATTAGTGTAGGAATGGTTTCCGCCGCAATTGTTTGTGGTTGCCCTGTTGTATACAAACCAGCCGGGATATCGTCAGTTATCGGTCATGGACTTGTTGATATGTTTAAAGCAGCCGGTCTGCCCGATGGCGTATTCAACTACGCTCCCGGACGCGGTTCTGTAATGGGCGACCATTTGGTCGATCATCCTGATATCGCAGTAATCGCATTCACCGGATCAATGGAAGTTGGTCTCAGAATTCAGGAACGTGCTGCCAAAGTACATCCCGGACAGGATCACTGTAAAAAAGTTATCGCTGAGATGGGCGGAAAGAATGCTATCATTATTGATGATGATGCAGATCTTGATGAAGCCGTACTTGGCGTACTTTACGCTGCCTTCGGTTTTCAGGGGCAGAAATGTTCAGCCTGTTCGCGAGTGATTGTTATTGATGCCATCTACGACCGTTTCATTCACCGATTAAAAGAAGCAGCTGAGTCCGTTAAGCTTGGACCCTCTGAAGATCCTTCAAATTACATGGGGCCAGTTGTCGATAAGGCAGCCCTTAAGAACGTTCTGAATTATTGTAAAATAGCTGAAGAAGAAGGTAAGGTGCTCGTTAAACGCGAGGCTCCGGCTGAATACATATCGAAAGGTGGATGTTACGCACCGCTCTTGATTGTAGAAGGAATTAATAAAGGACACCGTATAGCTCAGGAAGAAGTTTTCGGACCTGTTCTAGCCGTAATGAAAGCCAGTGACTTCGCTGAAGCTGTAGATATTGCTAACTCCACTCGTTTTGCTCTTACCGGAGCAGTTTACTCCAGAAGTCCTAAGAATCTGGAATACGCAACGAAAGAGTTTAGAGTTGGCAACTTGTACTTGAATAAGCCAAGTGTTGGCGCTCTTGTTGAAAGGCACGCCTTCGGTGGGTTTAAAATGTCAGGTGTCGGTTCAAAGGCTGGCGGACCAGATTACCTGCTCCAGTTCATGGATCCGCGTTTAGTATGTGAAAACACTATGCGTCGCGGATTTGCACCAATCTCCGAAGATGATGATTGGGTTGCATAA